A section of the Sphaerobacter thermophilus DSM 20745 genome encodes:
- a CDS encoding multicopper oxidase domain-containing protein: MGERWLSRRQFLRAGSLSAAVGGLGWLGTRSPGRDHDHTSHAESHTDNHAATPHGPAMTVGDVDTAAMGYDPSAFLTAFDYGTVSVGADGQTVREFTLTAFDKEIEIAPGVFFPAWTYNGQVPGPTLRCNEGDLVRVNFVNAGSHPHTIHFHGIHTAAMDGVPGIGRGDIEPGEAFTYEFRAEPFGCHLYHCHSMPLKKHIAKGLYGAFIINPDPARHGEAARARHPDYPESAAWQEFVMVMNAFDTDFDGENEVYAVNTVAFHYMKHPIPVDRTRPIRVYLINITEFDPVNSLHLHANFFDYYDHGTTLEPTLRRIDTVMQCQAQRGILEFSYQEHEPGLYMFHAHQSEFAELGWSSLFEVR, translated from the coding sequence ATGGGCGAGCGGTGGCTCTCACGACGACAGTTCCTACGGGCCGGCTCGCTGAGCGCGGCGGTCGGCGGGCTTGGCTGGCTCGGCACGCGCTCGCCCGGCCGCGATCACGACCACACGTCCCACGCTGAGAGCCACACCGACAACCACGCGGCGACCCCGCACGGCCCGGCGATGACGGTGGGGGATGTCGACACCGCCGCGATGGGCTACGACCCGTCGGCCTTCCTTACCGCGTTCGACTACGGCACCGTCAGCGTGGGCGCGGATGGACAGACCGTGCGGGAGTTCACCCTGACCGCCTTCGACAAGGAGATCGAGATCGCGCCGGGGGTTTTCTTCCCGGCCTGGACCTACAACGGTCAGGTGCCCGGCCCGACCCTGCGCTGCAACGAGGGAGACCTCGTCCGCGTCAACTTCGTCAACGCCGGGAGCCACCCGCACACGATCCACTTCCACGGCATCCACACCGCCGCCATGGATGGGGTGCCGGGGATCGGCCGCGGCGATATCGAGCCCGGCGAGGCGTTCACCTACGAGTTCCGGGCGGAGCCGTTCGGCTGCCACCTTTACCACTGCCACAGCATGCCGCTGAAGAAGCACATCGCGAAGGGGCTCTACGGCGCCTTCATCATCAACCCCGACCCGGCGCGCCACGGTGAGGCCGCACGCGCCCGCCACCCCGACTACCCCGAGTCGGCCGCGTGGCAGGAGTTCGTGATGGTGATGAACGCCTTCGACACCGACTTCGACGGCGAGAACGAGGTCTACGCCGTCAACACCGTGGCCTTCCACTATATGAAGCACCCGATCCCGGTGGACCGGACCCGGCCGATCCGGGTCTACCTGATCAACATCACGGAGTTCGACCCGGTCAACTCGCTGCACCTGCACGCGAACTTCTTCGACTACTACGACCACGGCACCACCCTGGAGCCGACGCTGCGCCGGATCGACACGGTCATGCAGTGCCAGGCGCAGCGCGGGATCCTGGAGTTCTCGTACCAGGAGCACGAGCCGGGCCTGTACATGTTCCACGCCCACCAGTCGGAGTTCGCCGAGCTGGGCTGGAGCAGCTTGTTTGAGGTGAGGTAG
- a CDS encoding metal ABC transporter permease, giving the protein MPDLLHDLLFDYTLRTVALGAAILGIVSGTLGSYAVLRRQSLLGDAISHAALPGIALAFLLTGSKAPLVLVLGAAVAGWLGTLLVMGVVRTTRVKFDSALGIILSVFFGIGLVLLTFIQKREDATQAGLDKFLFGQAATILAQDVVTMAALGGVALLLMLLFWKELKLLSFDPEFGRTLGFPIRALDVLLTTLLVIAIVVGLQMVGVVLMSALVVAPAAAARQWTDRLGLMIALAGGFGALAGVSGAVISSTAARLPTGPLIVLCASALVLISLCFAPNRGIVWNALRQRRNRRRLQVEGEVIP; this is encoded by the coding sequence ATGCCGGACCTGCTCCACGACCTGCTGTTCGACTACACCCTGCGCACCGTCGCGCTCGGCGCCGCCATCCTCGGCATCGTCAGCGGCACCCTCGGCTCCTACGCCGTGCTCCGGCGGCAGAGCCTCCTGGGCGACGCCATCTCCCACGCCGCGCTCCCCGGCATCGCCCTCGCCTTCCTCCTGACCGGGAGCAAGGCGCCGCTGGTGCTCGTCCTCGGCGCCGCCGTGGCCGGATGGCTCGGCACCCTGCTCGTCATGGGCGTCGTGCGCACCACCCGCGTCAAGTTCGACAGCGCCCTCGGCATCATCCTCTCGGTCTTCTTCGGCATCGGCCTGGTGCTGCTGACCTTTATCCAGAAGCGGGAGGACGCGACCCAGGCGGGCCTCGACAAGTTCCTCTTCGGCCAGGCCGCGACGATCCTGGCCCAGGACGTCGTCACCATGGCCGCGCTCGGCGGGGTGGCCCTGCTCCTCATGCTCCTCTTCTGGAAGGAGCTGAAGCTCCTGAGCTTCGACCCGGAGTTCGGCCGCACCCTGGGCTTCCCGATCCGCGCGCTCGACGTCCTCCTGACCACCCTGCTGGTCATCGCCATCGTGGTCGGCCTGCAGATGGTCGGCGTGGTGCTGATGAGCGCGCTGGTGGTCGCCCCGGCCGCCGCGGCGCGCCAGTGGACCGACCGGCTGGGGCTGATGATCGCCCTCGCCGGGGGCTTCGGCGCGCTGGCGGGCGTCAGCGGCGCGGTCATCAGCAGCACCGCTGCCCGGCTTCCGACCGGCCCGCTCATCGTCCTCTGCGCCAGCGCCCTGGTGCTGATCTCCCTCTGCTTCGCACCCAACCGGGGCATCGTGTGGAACGCGCTGCGCCAGCGGCGTAACCGGCGGCGCCTGCAGGTGGAGGGGGAGGTGATCCCGTGA
- a CDS encoding metal ABC transporter permease produces the protein MSAPQIEIQLIAVVVAAACALPGTFLVLRRMALMSDAISHAILIGIVLAFFITEDLASPLLIVGATLTGVVTVSLVELLNRTGRVREDAAIGLVFPVLFSAAVLLIARYAGNVHLDTDAVLLGELAFAPFDRFIVAGWDLGPRALYLMGGILALNVVVIGLLYKELKLVTFDAGLAAALGFTPAVVHYILMSLVSVTAVGAFEAVGSILVVALMIAPPATAYLLTDRLPVMLGLGALTGAVAAIGGYWLAHWLDASIAGSMATVAGLLFGAACLFAPQRGVIAAARRRAAQRWEFAQTMLAIHLFNHRDTPDAATESRVDHLQEHLRWDPDFAAQVIHRAERRGLIHRHGQALTLTGEGMRVAQEALVG, from the coding sequence GTGAGCGCGCCCCAGATCGAGATCCAGCTCATCGCCGTCGTCGTCGCGGCGGCCTGCGCCCTGCCCGGCACGTTCCTGGTGCTGCGCCGCATGGCGCTCATGAGCGACGCCATCAGCCACGCCATCCTGATCGGCATCGTCCTCGCCTTCTTCATCACCGAGGACCTGGCGTCCCCGCTCCTGATCGTCGGCGCCACCCTGACCGGCGTCGTGACCGTGAGCCTGGTCGAACTGCTGAACCGCACCGGCCGGGTGCGGGAGGACGCCGCGATCGGCCTGGTCTTCCCGGTGCTCTTCAGCGCCGCGGTGCTGCTGATCGCCCGCTACGCCGGCAACGTCCACCTCGACACCGACGCCGTCCTCCTCGGCGAACTGGCCTTCGCCCCCTTCGACCGGTTCATCGTGGCCGGCTGGGATCTCGGCCCCCGCGCGCTCTACCTGATGGGCGGCATCCTGGCGCTGAACGTCGTCGTCATCGGCCTGCTCTACAAGGAACTGAAGCTCGTCACCTTCGACGCCGGGCTGGCAGCCGCGCTCGGCTTCACCCCGGCCGTGGTCCACTACATTTTGATGTCGCTGGTGTCGGTCACCGCCGTCGGGGCCTTCGAGGCGGTCGGCTCAATCCTGGTCGTGGCGCTGATGATCGCGCCCCCGGCGACCGCCTACCTCCTGACCGATCGGCTGCCGGTCATGCTCGGCCTCGGCGCGCTCACCGGCGCGGTGGCAGCCATCGGCGGCTACTGGCTGGCCCACTGGCTCGACGCCTCAATCGCCGGGTCGATGGCCACGGTGGCCGGGCTCCTCTTCGGCGCCGCCTGCCTCTTCGCCCCCCAGCGGGGCGTGATCGCCGCCGCCCGCCGCCGGGCTGCGCAGCGCTGGGAGTTCGCCCAGACCATGCTCGCCATCCACCTCTTCAACCACCGCGACACGCCCGACGCCGCCACCGAGAGCCGCGTCGACCACCTCCAGGAGCACCTCCGCTGGGATCCCGACTTCGCCGCCCAGGTCATCCACCGCGCCGAACGCCGCGGCCTCATCCACCGCCACGGCCAGGCGCTGACCCTGACCGGCGAAGGCATGCGCGTGGCCCAGGAGGCGTTGGTGGGGTAG
- a CDS encoding metal ABC transporter ATP-binding protein gives MLATTTATAHPITVRDLTVAYQDRAVLWDVDLDVPGGVLMAIVGPNGAGKTTLIKAILGLVPVVAGQVRIEGKPLAEVRRRVAYVPQRGSVDWDFPTSVLDVVMMGRYGALGWIRRPGQRERQAALDALEQVGMRDFAGRQISQLSGGQQQRVFLARALVQDAAIYLMDEPFQGVDATTERTIVGLLRDLRSAGKTVVVVHHDLQTVPEYFDWVTLLNVRKIASGPVEEVFTPELLRRTYGGHIAFLGQPGQDGTVAAVAGGEE, from the coding sequence ATGCTCGCAACCACCACCGCCACCGCGCACCCGATCACCGTCCGCGACCTGACCGTCGCCTACCAGGACCGCGCCGTCCTCTGGGATGTGGACCTCGATGTCCCTGGCGGCGTGCTGATGGCGATCGTCGGACCGAACGGCGCCGGCAAGACGACGCTGATCAAGGCCATCCTCGGGCTGGTGCCGGTCGTCGCCGGGCAGGTGCGCATCGAGGGCAAGCCGCTGGCGGAGGTGCGCCGCCGGGTCGCCTACGTGCCCCAACGCGGCAGCGTCGACTGGGACTTCCCGACCAGCGTTCTCGACGTCGTGATGATGGGCCGCTACGGCGCGCTCGGCTGGATCCGCCGCCCGGGCCAGCGAGAGCGGCAGGCCGCGCTCGACGCCCTGGAGCAGGTGGGCATGCGCGACTTCGCCGGCCGGCAGATCAGCCAGCTCTCCGGCGGCCAGCAGCAGCGCGTCTTCCTGGCCCGCGCCCTGGTGCAGGACGCCGCCATCTACCTGATGGACGAGCCCTTCCAGGGCGTCGACGCCACTACCGAGCGGACCATCGTCGGGCTGCTGCGCGACCTGCGCTCGGCCGGCAAGACGGTCGTCGTCGTGCACCACGACCTCCAGACCGTGCCCGAGTACTTCGACTGGGTGACGCTGCTCAACGTGCGCAAGATCGCCAGCGGTCCGGTCGAGGAGGTCTTCACCCCCGAGCTGCTGCGGCGCACCTACGGCGGCCACATCGCCTTCCTGGGCCAGCCCGGCCAGGACGGCACCGTCGCGGCCGTGGCAGGCGGGGAGGAGTAG
- a CDS encoding ZIP family metal transporter, with product MARAERVEQRAESRWSARRVVLALVPLVLLAAVLAAIIATGGGLTRRDVPPIEALSIQRVTLPAPGMIQLEVVNDGPDPVTIAQVLVDDAYWAFTMEPSQTLGRLDAATIAIPYPWVEGEAHTITLLSRNGVRFEAEVPVAVQSPAPQASTFVRLGLIGFYVGVVPVAIGLLWYPALRQLGRRGMRFLLALTVGLLLFLAIDMFEEAQETAARVPGALSGPLLVPVVALLTFLLLMTLARRPEGAPRRGLDVAYRIALGIGLHNLGEGLAIGAAFALGEVALGVFLIAGFTLHNVTEGVGIAAPILRERPRLTHFARLALLAGGPAIAGVWIGGFAFSPLWATLFLAIGIGAIAQVVVEVARLLTGADRRAPLLDWTSLTGVTAGIAIMYLTALVVAA from the coding sequence ATGGCACGCGCGGAGCGGGTGGAGCAGCGGGCCGAGTCGCGGTGGAGCGCGCGACGGGTCGTGCTCGCGCTGGTGCCGTTGGTGCTGCTGGCGGCGGTGCTCGCGGCGATCATCGCTACCGGCGGTGGGCTGACCCGGCGTGATGTGCCGCCGATCGAGGCCCTCAGCATCCAGCGGGTCACCCTGCCCGCGCCGGGGATGATCCAGCTCGAGGTGGTCAACGACGGCCCCGACCCGGTCACCATCGCCCAGGTGCTGGTGGACGACGCCTACTGGGCCTTCACCATGGAGCCATCCCAGACGCTCGGCCGGCTCGACGCGGCCACCATCGCGATCCCCTATCCGTGGGTCGAGGGCGAGGCGCACACCATCACCCTCCTGTCGCGCAACGGGGTGCGCTTCGAGGCCGAGGTACCGGTCGCGGTGCAGTCGCCCGCGCCGCAGGCGAGCACCTTCGTGCGGCTGGGGTTGATCGGGTTCTACGTCGGCGTGGTGCCGGTGGCGATCGGGCTCCTCTGGTACCCCGCCCTGCGCCAGCTCGGCCGGCGCGGGATGCGCTTCCTGCTGGCACTCACGGTGGGGCTGCTGCTCTTCCTGGCGATCGACATGTTCGAAGAGGCGCAGGAAACGGCGGCGCGGGTGCCCGGGGCACTGAGCGGGCCGCTCCTCGTCCCGGTGGTGGCGCTGCTCACCTTCCTGCTGCTGATGACCCTGGCGCGCCGTCCGGAAGGCGCGCCGCGGCGCGGGCTGGATGTCGCCTACCGCATCGCGCTCGGCATCGGGCTGCACAACCTCGGCGAGGGGCTGGCCATCGGCGCGGCCTTCGCGCTGGGCGAGGTCGCGCTGGGCGTCTTCCTGATCGCCGGCTTCACGCTCCACAACGTCACCGAGGGCGTCGGCATCGCCGCGCCGATCCTGCGCGAACGCCCGCGCCTGACCCACTTCGCGCGGCTGGCGCTCCTGGCCGGCGGGCCGGCCATCGCCGGGGTCTGGATCGGCGGGTTCGCGTTCAGTCCCCTCTGGGCCACGCTCTTCCTGGCCATCGGCATCGGCGCCATCGCGCAGGTCGTCGTCGAGGTCGCCCGGCTCCTCACCGGCGCCGACCGCCGCGCCCCGCTCCTCGACTGGACCTCCCTCACCGGCGTCACCGCCGGCATCGCGATCATGTACCTCACGGCGCTGGTCGTGGCGGCGTGA
- a CDS encoding creatininase family protein, which translates to MAEIKRLADLHWPDVRALLDSGTRTVVTAAGSMEQHGPQLPFQTDTLLGTVLAEAVAERLGNVLVGPTIPFGVSEHHMAFPGTITLDTATFKAVVRHYVASLAHHGFTTVIVIPSHGGNFAPLRELEEETGGQIGGARYLPYTDLMAFMKPMEEIAAQDGITPQVAGAHAGEAETSMVLAARPDLVDMSQAAEGFVGTFDAGAAQLIFERGMTALTANGILGDARPADAARGERYIAALADMLAAYFRERM; encoded by the coding sequence ATGGCGGAGATCAAGCGGCTGGCGGACCTGCACTGGCCCGACGTCCGGGCGCTCCTGGATTCCGGGACGCGCACGGTGGTGACGGCGGCCGGGTCGATGGAGCAGCATGGCCCGCAGTTGCCGTTTCAGACCGACACGCTGCTCGGCACCGTCCTGGCCGAGGCGGTGGCGGAACGGCTGGGCAACGTGCTGGTCGGCCCGACCATCCCGTTCGGCGTCTCGGAGCACCACATGGCCTTCCCCGGCACGATCACGCTCGACACGGCCACTTTCAAGGCGGTGGTGCGGCACTACGTGGCGAGCCTGGCGCACCATGGGTTCACGACCGTCATCGTGATCCCGAGCCACGGCGGCAACTTTGCCCCGCTGCGGGAGCTGGAGGAGGAGACCGGCGGGCAAATCGGCGGCGCGCGCTACCTGCCCTACACCGACCTGATGGCGTTCATGAAGCCCATGGAGGAGATTGCGGCGCAGGACGGCATCACGCCGCAGGTGGCGGGCGCGCACGCGGGTGAGGCCGAGACCTCGATGGTGTTGGCAGCCCGGCCGGACCTGGTGGACATGAGCCAGGCGGCCGAGGGCTTCGTCGGCACGTTCGATGCAGGCGCCGCCCAACTGATCTTCGAGCGCGGGATGACCGCCTTGACCGCGAACGGCATCCTGGGCGATGCCCGCCCGGCCGATGCTGCCCGCGGCGAGCGCTACATCGCCGCCCTGGCTGACATGCTGGCGGCCTACTTCCGCGAGCGGATGTAG
- a CDS encoding metal ABC transporter solute-binding protein, Zn/Mn family, whose amino-acid sequence MTHRRWLALALIAALLLSGCGRVASGAAQVDVEGRQVRAVATIGMIADVVEQVGGERVTVVGLMGPGVDPHLYKASEGDVIRLAEADIVFYNGLHLEAKMAEVFERMQGRTRTVAVTDGIPRDLLLAPPAFAGAFDPHVWFDVSLWMYTVEAVRDALIDLDPGSADLYRANADRYLAELADLHAYVTAQAERIPPQQRVLITAHDAFNYFGRAYGFEVRGLQGISTATEAGTADVQELADFIVERRIRAMFVESSVSPRAIEAVQAAVRARGFEVAVGGQLYSDAMGSPGTPAGTYIGMVRHNIDTIVAALEGE is encoded by the coding sequence ATGACGCATCGCCGCTGGCTGGCACTGGCTCTGATCGCTGCCCTCCTCCTCAGCGGGTGCGGCCGCGTGGCCAGCGGAGCCGCGCAGGTGGACGTGGAGGGGCGGCAGGTGCGCGCCGTCGCCACCATCGGCATGATCGCCGACGTGGTCGAGCAGGTCGGCGGCGAGCGGGTCACGGTCGTCGGGCTGATGGGTCCCGGAGTGGACCCGCACCTCTATAAGGCCAGCGAGGGGGACGTGATCCGCCTGGCCGAGGCCGACATCGTCTTCTACAACGGCCTGCACCTGGAGGCCAAGATGGCCGAGGTGTTCGAGCGGATGCAGGGCCGCACCCGAACCGTCGCGGTGACCGACGGCATCCCGCGCGACCTGCTCCTCGCTCCACCGGCCTTCGCCGGGGCCTTCGACCCCCACGTCTGGTTCGATGTCTCCCTCTGGATGTACACGGTCGAGGCTGTGCGCGACGCGCTGATCGACCTCGACCCCGGCAGCGCCGACCTCTACCGCGCCAACGCCGACCGCTACCTGGCGGAACTGGCCGATCTGCACGCCTACGTCACGGCCCAGGCCGAGCGCATCCCGCCGCAGCAGCGGGTCTTGATCACCGCGCACGATGCCTTCAACTACTTCGGCCGCGCCTACGGGTTCGAAGTCCGCGGCCTGCAGGGTATCAGCACCGCCACCGAGGCCGGCACCGCCGACGTCCAGGAGCTGGCGGACTTCATCGTCGAACGCCGCATCCGGGCCATGTTCGTCGAGTCCTCCGTCTCACCGCGTGCCATCGAGGCGGTGCAGGCGGCGGTCCGCGCCCGCGGCTTCGAGGTCGCGGTCGGCGGGCAGCTCTACTCCGACGCGATGGGCAGCCCCGGCACACCGGCCGGCACCTACATCGGCATGGTCCGCCACAACATCGACACCATCGTCGCGGCGCTGGAGGGGGAGTAG
- a CDS encoding response regulator transcription factor: MDRRTSPSRRRVLLVDDHALYRRGLRRLLEESGAYTVVGEASSAYEALAQIEQHQVRLVLLDLHLPGVTGVQLTTVLKRRRNAPRVVMLARSADEGNVRAARTAGADAYITKRSTNKELLATLDRVCAQPRAAPARDAAALPLSTREVEILDCMVRGLSNREIAEALFISEQTVKNHMSRLFHKLHVRDRLQAVLFAIQHGWVDPGRPADRHPA; this comes from the coding sequence ATGGACCGACGTACATCTCCGAGCCGGCGACGCGTGCTCCTTGTCGACGATCATGCGCTCTACCGCCGCGGGCTGCGCCGCCTCCTTGAAGAGAGTGGCGCATATACCGTCGTCGGGGAAGCATCAAGCGCGTACGAGGCACTGGCACAGATCGAGCAGCACCAGGTCCGGCTGGTGCTGCTCGACCTCCATCTGCCGGGTGTCACCGGCGTGCAACTCACGACCGTGCTGAAGCGGCGCCGCAACGCGCCGCGGGTTGTCATGCTCGCCAGGAGCGCCGACGAGGGGAACGTCCGCGCCGCGCGCACGGCCGGCGCGGACGCCTACATCACCAAGAGGAGCACCAACAAGGAACTGCTGGCGACGCTTGACCGGGTCTGCGCTCAGCCACGGGCTGCGCCGGCCCGGGACGCGGCGGCCCTCCCGCTCTCCACGCGAGAGGTCGAGATCCTCGACTGCATGGTGCGGGGGCTGTCGAACCGGGAGATCGCCGAGGCGCTCTTCATCTCCGAGCAGACGGTCAAGAACCACATGAGCCGCCTGTTCCACAAGCTCCACGTGCGCGACCGGCTCCAAGCCGTGCTCTTCGCCATCCAGCACGGCTGGGTAGACCCCGGCCGCCCGGCCGACCGACACCCGGCGTGA
- a CDS encoding N-6 DNA methylase translates to MNSHLSEVRTEAVAEDLLEIQGWPTSRPPRGRVIRQNEYKSFPELADIFRGRSKTGKGDAFPDFLVVTSGPTVRPVMVIETKAKEDALPQALHEASEIYGAACLEAGHPVLAVGVSGQENTTIRVGVLKFHLGEWKPVKYENNPISWIPTPADVDSLLSSPTLMDLAPVIPDPEVLAERADLINRILREANIKDEFRPAYVGAMMLALWHTKGNLRRDPRYVLRDINAACEEAFKDAGKPELARSLHVDEANAKLAASAWRVLSTLEKLNVATSSFAHDYLGQLYETFFRYTGGNTIGQYFTPRHIARMMADLCESTPSDVVIDPACGTGGFLIAAMQRAYDQSSLRYEDAIELVREKLIGYESEPVTAALAVANMLLRGDGKTGIRKEDCFTATDYPVNACDIALMNPPFPHKKTDVPPERFVERALEALRLRGRIAVILPTSLTVKKENAGWRKQILTHNTLLGVVQLPDELFQPYASATTTVVLLEKGIPHDARRETAFVRLHYDGLTLKKGIRVPRSDGRNQVPDTVDAIVNKRVIPGFSGVAAIQPGDEWAPGAYIPSAPPDEDELRTSIDELLRRWTSFYIRYAREVATQRKAIANGEIDVHPYRNLLSDAKRSNASNLPAEPGTIGGMFDIYYGMKELHSREGIPPGDSLIISPTEEYNGCYGWLTFRPLIEPPFITVAQTGSIGEAFVQTEPCAVNDDCLVLLPKPDVDVPLAGLVVAAAAIRLERWRFNYGRKLTPARIASFRVPTSGDLERWVEDRLDAWAKICESAVDVYSEA, encoded by the coding sequence ATGAACAGCCATCTCTCGGAAGTGAGAACAGAAGCTGTTGCGGAGGATCTCCTTGAGATTCAAGGGTGGCCTACTAGCCGCCCTCCAAGAGGCCGCGTGATCCGCCAGAACGAATACAAGTCTTTCCCAGAGTTGGCAGACATCTTTAGGGGTCGAAGCAAGACCGGGAAGGGCGATGCCTTCCCGGACTTCCTAGTGGTTACCTCAGGACCAACAGTGCGCCCAGTGATGGTCATAGAAACCAAAGCGAAGGAAGACGCCTTACCACAAGCCCTGCACGAAGCATCAGAAATCTACGGCGCCGCGTGCTTAGAGGCGGGCCATCCTGTACTCGCTGTCGGGGTTTCTGGCCAAGAGAACACCACTATTCGCGTAGGAGTGCTCAAGTTTCACCTCGGCGAATGGAAGCCTGTCAAGTACGAAAACAATCCAATTTCGTGGATTCCAACGCCCGCGGACGTTGATTCGCTTCTGTCATCGCCGACACTGATGGATCTCGCTCCCGTCATTCCTGACCCAGAAGTGCTTGCAGAGCGTGCAGACCTCATCAACAGGATCCTGCGCGAAGCTAACATCAAGGACGAGTTCCGTCCCGCCTACGTGGGTGCCATGATGCTCGCACTTTGGCACACGAAAGGGAACCTGCGGAGAGATCCTCGCTACGTGCTCCGTGACATCAACGCGGCCTGCGAGGAAGCATTCAAGGACGCGGGCAAACCGGAGCTTGCGCGCAGTCTGCACGTCGATGAGGCTAACGCAAAGCTTGCTGCGTCCGCGTGGCGTGTTCTGTCGACACTTGAAAAGCTCAATGTTGCAACTTCCTCCTTTGCGCATGACTACTTGGGACAGCTGTATGAGACGTTCTTCCGCTACACCGGCGGCAACACTATTGGTCAATATTTTACACCGCGCCACATTGCACGAATGATGGCGGACTTGTGCGAGTCGACTCCCTCTGACGTGGTCATTGATCCAGCCTGTGGCACCGGCGGATTCTTGATCGCGGCAATGCAGCGAGCGTACGACCAGTCGAGCTTACGGTATGAGGATGCTATAGAGCTTGTCCGCGAGAAGCTTATTGGCTACGAATCTGAACCTGTCACGGCCGCGTTGGCGGTGGCCAACATGTTGTTGCGCGGTGACGGGAAGACGGGAATCCGTAAGGAGGACTGCTTCACAGCAACAGACTATCCCGTAAACGCATGTGATATAGCTCTCATGAACCCACCATTTCCTCACAAGAAGACGGATGTGCCTCCCGAACGCTTTGTGGAGCGGGCGCTCGAAGCGCTAAGACTGCGAGGCAGGATAGCCGTCATACTTCCGACCAGCCTAACCGTGAAAAAGGAGAACGCCGGCTGGAGAAAGCAAATTCTGACCCACAACACTCTGCTGGGCGTAGTCCAACTTCCAGACGAACTGTTCCAACCGTATGCCTCTGCAACCACTACCGTCGTCTTGCTTGAGAAAGGGATTCCACATGATGCGAGGCGCGAAACCGCCTTTGTGAGACTTCATTACGACGGGCTTACACTGAAGAAAGGGATCCGAGTTCCTCGGAGTGACGGCCGCAATCAGGTACCAGATACCGTGGACGCGATCGTCAACAAGAGAGTGATCCCAGGGTTCTCCGGTGTCGCCGCGATACAGCCAGGAGACGAGTGGGCGCCGGGGGCATACATTCCGTCGGCACCGCCTGACGAAGATGAACTTCGGACTAGTATCGACGAACTACTCCGTCGATGGACATCATTCTACATCCGCTATGCGAGAGAAGTAGCAACCCAACGGAAGGCCATCGCCAACGGAGAAATCGATGTCCATCCATACCGAAACCTGTTGAGTGACGCGAAACGGTCCAATGCGTCGAACCTCCCAGCCGAACCTGGAACGATCGGCGGCATGTTCGATATCTACTACGGAATGAAGGAACTTCACAGTCGAGAAGGGATCCCTCCTGGTGACTCTCTAATCATTTCGCCCACAGAGGAGTACAACGGTTGTTACGGCTGGCTCACCTTCCGTCCGTTGATTGAACCGCCCTTCATCACCGTCGCTCAGACCGGTAGCATCGGTGAGGCGTTCGTTCAAACCGAGCCCTGTGCGGTAAACGATGACTGTCTAGTTCTCCTTCCGAAACCTGACGTAGACGTACCCTTGGCCGGACTTGTGGTGGCGGCAGCGGCGATCCGGTTGGAACGCTGGCGCTTCAACTACGGTCGAAAGTTAACTCCCGCACGTATTGCGTCCTTCCGGGTTCCGACTAGTGGTGACCTTGAGCGCTGGGTCGAGGATCGGTTAGATGCGTGGGCCAAAATCTGCGAGTCCGCAGTCGACGTGTACAGCGAAGCATAG
- a CDS encoding antitoxin Xre/MbcA/ParS toxin-binding domain-containing protein, whose product MVAAVVITATPELEATEPRIHDALRRFQERLNALQPSEMEAVIEAATRALSQSEEPVPPIVDALSGGRRPTAAERVEAEIDVLMRSFARRRELLAGALTASQVARLLGTSRQTPHDRLAAGTLLAVMDQGAWRFPAWQFDPEGDNGVVPGLPEVIRALRVSPIAKMSWLTRPNPMLDGDTPLARLKAGQVEQVVALARAVGAD is encoded by the coding sequence ATGGTAGCAGCGGTCGTGATCACGGCAACGCCGGAGCTGGAAGCGACTGAGCCGCGCATCCACGACGCGCTGCGGCGTTTTCAGGAGCGCCTGAACGCGCTCCAGCCGTCCGAAATGGAGGCGGTCATCGAGGCTGCCACGCGCGCTCTGAGCCAGTCCGAGGAGCCGGTGCCCCCGATCGTCGACGCGCTCAGCGGCGGGCGGCGTCCCACCGCGGCCGAGCGTGTCGAGGCGGAGATCGATGTTCTGATGCGGTCGTTTGCTCGCCGTCGGGAACTGCTGGCTGGCGCGCTGACCGCGTCGCAGGTCGCGCGGTTGCTCGGCACTTCGCGCCAGACACCGCATGACCGACTCGCCGCCGGCACGTTGCTCGCCGTCATGGATCAAGGCGCCTGGCGCTTCCCGGCCTGGCAGTTCGACCCCGAGGGTGACAACGGGGTCGTCCCCGGGCTGCCCGAGGTGATCCGCGCGCTGCGCGTCTCCCCCATCGCCAAGATGAGCTGGCTCACGCGCCCCAACCCGATGCTCGACGGCGATACCCCGCTGGCCCGCCTCAAGGCCGGGCAGGTCGAGCAGGTCGTTGCCCTGGCGCGCGCGGTGGGTGCCGACTGA